A single window of Micromonas commoda chromosome 6, complete sequence DNA harbors:
- a CDS encoding predicted protein gives NTSVYVTGLPDDAEVDEVKEVFSKCGVIKLDADTAAPRIKLYRHKETGELKGDGLVTYLKEPSVQLACTILDGAPFRHTMGTNMTVTPAKFEMKGDFVAKKRSGGKKRKAAVIAKQEAELGWGGFDDTKDRKKTTVIIKHMFTLDEMFSDPNFRVELEEDVEAECGKFGAVDKVKVFTTNPEGVVSVRFKDGGDAQKCVTAMKGRWFGGRQLEASLWDGFTNFAKAGLESTEEDEAKRLKAFGD, from the coding sequence AACACCTCCGTCTACGTCACCGGCctgcccgacgacgcggaggttgacgaggTCAAGGAGGTCTTCTCCAAGTGCGGCGTCAtcaagctcgacgcggataccgcggcgccgcggatcaAGCTCTACAGGCACAAAGAGACGGGGGAGCTCAAGGGGGACGGGTTGGTGACCTACCTGAAGGAGCCGAGCGTCCAGCTCGCGTGCACAATCCTGGACGGAGCGCCGTTCAGGCACACCATGGGAACCAACATGACGGTGACCCCGGCAAAGTTTGAGATGAAAGGGGACTTCGTGGCGAAGAAGCGGAGCGGCGGTaagaagcgcaaggcggCCGTGATCGCCAAGcaggaggctgagctcggGTGGGGGGGCTTCGACGACACCAAGGACAGGAAGAAGACGACGGTGATAATCAAGCACATGTTCACGCTGGACGAGATGTTCTCGGATCCGAACTTTAGggtggagctcgaggaggacgtcgaggcggagtGCGGGAAattcggcgcggtggacaagGTGAAGGTGTTCACGACCAATCCGGAGGGTGTGGTCAGCGTCCGTTTCAaggacggaggcgacgcgcaaAAGTGCGTCACCGCGATGAAGGGAAGGTGGTTCGGGGGCAGACAGCTGGAGGCGTCGCTCTGGGACGGCTTCACCAACTTTGCGAAAGCCGGGCTGGAGTccacggaggaggacgaggccaaACGTCTGAAGGCGTTTGGGGATGA
- a CDS encoding predicted protein, translated as MSASASALVAPSAVRGLASHRVVRRAGARRRCVAVAAAADAVKFYKYQGLGNDFVLVDNRDSSEIKLSSERCAQLCDRNFGIGADGVIFAMPPGLVQKDEDYSMRMYNSDGTEPEMCGNGIRCLANFVAKMDGADPKAYKVGTLAGLIQPEVRADGQVSVDMGEPTLDPPKVPCTFEATQDGAAVRAKMEVDGETWLVTAVSMGNPHCVTFGKEGECDEEGIKVDSFALSHYGPMFEKHPAFPAKTNTEFTEVVNRNYVKMHVWERGAGATLACGTGACATVVAAVLEGRTERKCTVELPGGPLEIEWRESDNRVIMTGPAELVFDGVVAV; from the coding sequence atgtccgcctccgcgtccgcgctcgtcgcgccctccgccgttcgcggactCGCTTcccatcgcgtcgttcgccgcgcgggcgcccgccgccgctgcgtcgccgtcgccgcggccgccgacgcggtcaaGTTCTACAAGTATCAGGGTCTCGGCAACGACTTTGTGCTCGTGGACAACAGGGACAGCTCCGAGATCAAGCTCTCGTCCGAGCGCTGCGCGCAGCTGTGCGATCGCAACttcggcatcggcgccgacggcgtcatctTCGCGATGCCCCCCGGCCTGGTGCAGAAGGACGAGGACTACTCCATGCGCATGTACAACTCCGACGGCACCGAGCCCGAGATGTGCGGCAACGGCATCAGGTGCCTCGCCAACTTCGTGGCCAAgatggacggcgccgaccccAAGGCGTACAAGGTCGGTACCCTCGCGGGCCTCATCCAGCCCGAggttcgcgccgacggccaGGTGAGCGTCGATATGGGCGAGCCCACGCTCGACCCTCCCAAGGTTCCGTGCACCTTCGAAGCCACccaggacggcgccgcggtccgcGCCAAGATGGAGGTTGACGGTGAGACCTggctcgtcaccgcggtgaGCATGGGCAACCCCCACTGCGTCACCTTCGGCAAGGAGGGCGAgtgcgacgaggagggcatcAAGGTCGATTCCTTCGCCCTGTCCCACTACGGCCCGATGTTCGAGAAGCACCCGGCCTTCCCCGCCAAGACCAACACCGAGTTCACCGAGGTTGTGAACAGGAACTACGTCAAGATGCACGTgtgggagcgcggcgcgggcgccaccctcgcgtgcggcaccggcgcgtgcgccaccgtcgtcgcggcggtgctggaGGGACGCACGGAGCGAAAGTGCACGGTTGAGCTGCCGGGCGGGCCGCTCGAGATTGAGTGGCGCGAGAGCGACAACAGGGTCATCATGACCGgccccgccgagctcgtcttcgacggcgtcgtggccGTGTGA
- a CDS encoding predicted protein, translating into MRALDDAERLLVSGSFERAKIEAAAARQVAGSTSERVAAECVWIQAEYKLGGLTRHDLDAARMAAGFGEEFHRASALLWSRLRLANPADPAEAEAAAEKALQRIFERTLVDRRGGRRDGEGDDDADILPGAAWLYAVHLTFQRRRRSRDARTWLTARVNEGTLTADAWRRLDAEIDDEDDTAVKRTADDEDEDDTAVPEGEARVKSQGSPRTKPRSPGGSGTRETGRETTGTNAGATRAGDDGQSLAMDSDGYDSVDAFGVVAAVRWCARYIGVGDEGANGIGPAAAGAAVVTAGVVAFAMASEATRGWRRRRGGGRR; encoded by the coding sequence atgagggcgttggacgacgcggagcggCTGCTCGTCAGCGGATCGTTCGAGCGGGCGAAaatcgaggccgccgccgcccgccaggTCGCGGGTTCCACgtccgagcgcgtcgccgccgagtgcgTGTGGATCCAGGCCGAGTATAAATTGGGGGGATTGACGCGACACGacctggacgccgcgcgcatggcGGCCGGCTTCGGCGAGGAGTTccatcgcgcgagcgccttaCTCTGGAGTAGGCTGAGGCTGGCGAaccccgcggacccggcggaggcggaggcggcggccgagaaGGCGCTCCAACGAATCTTCGAGCGAACCCTCGTCGATCGAAGGGGCGGGCGGAGGGACGGGgaaggggacgacgacgcggacatcttgccgggcgccgcgtggtTGTACGCGGTGCACCTCACGTTCCAACGCCGGagacgatcgcgcgacgccagGACGTGGCTCACGGCCCGGGTGAACGAGGGGACGCTCACGGCGGATGCGTGGCGccgactcgacgccgagatcgacgacgaagacgacacagctgtgaaGCGAACGGcagacgacgaagacgaagacgacacagctgtgcccgAGGGTGAAGCGAGGGTGAAGTCCCAGGGGTCCCCGCGAACGaagccgaggtcgccgggcGGATCGGGGACCCGGGAGACGGGGCGGGAGACGACGGGGACTAACGCAGGCGCcactcgcgccggcgacgacggacaaAGTCTCGCGATGGATTCCGACGGATACGAttccgtcgacgcgttcggggtggtcgcggcggtgaggtgGTGCGCCCGGTACATCGGtgtcggcgacgaaggcgcgaATGGGAtcggcccggcggcggcgggcgcggcggtggtgacggCGGGCGTGGTGGCCTTCGCGATGGCTTCGGAGGccacgcgggggtggcggcggcgaaggggtggcgggcggcggtga